In Mixophyes fleayi isolate aMixFle1 chromosome 11, aMixFle1.hap1, whole genome shotgun sequence, one DNA window encodes the following:
- the AP5B1 gene encoding AP-5 complex subunit beta-1: MAVRNNISWTKTVSSFCSNPKSYLSNTTVENFLDELLKDLKSESLNEQTKILMLNILIEFPTLLCPDMTAGEVTAEILMNILQQMSNSVKSITFRCHLLLAVETVLITTDNFDWNCKPAQEFASLLMHIISDINDKKQGAANRPLRVTACECLRELENCYPGLLSQRLEQLYSMQQQELTGAHQSYILLYSITLKNAIQLLAQNEGPSRGTLKQMLMSNGSFVWNATKDLRELQPASGDQLFLLPSSNETKELKSILALILEDSYLLTAVCQNTLFWQIIQIVALVRTISPVVFKSQLVRLFGTKDISCFHSILQMKAVFTDSLFTAEDEHFLLQRLVGMTQHPLLGTPMKLFYLDCLLHFPENRPLNSNPGENLPVLLTVQMTSTLFPNIFNDCSTMLCRQNLLSMVYLENEGFHAERGIGYLFEHLMSLYIMVDKNADRELTATFFRAVYLFVQYFHFCEHHMENLTESLLDLYKSNSCLALYFINLINQIQNLLEFQAWPISLSKALQRQIVDIPMDRSGMKDLRWHLKVLSRVAQEKTIPQTSTVVFLRRVVFHSDLCQKGDWGLGNALLSVCKHVLQHERLDVVFMDLANLLQYLMHHFEDIDIKDRSRLYYILLTNVSSEKLWKILNMSPTGGQTKARSLSSIMTESENFSTLLTIHNTGKDILQLCPVLDDASIFPCSAKESTDESTLAEYPLQEYYQQLADHRTSLLALKYHLTFKEDIEEKFHKLCCIVLQFYLTDGSYEPIGDINVPCLYIDRKPPAVTINLVPKDPYPSVLFVNATYSTQDGLTYHTRLDPLPVTFPELFVPLPLPAPCPLDARCHLFGQLWDALTPDDRSRPTESIFCYKMSKSCLRSIVLSHFSKYVVSYHDHEYKIGILLPPHFHILMYACIYKDVARFEIRTDNWKLLGHLNAHLLDVSCKT, from the exons ATGGCAGTACGGAACAATATCAGTTGGACCAAGACTGTTTCATCCTTTTGTTCCAATCCTAAATCCTATTTATCCAACACAACAGTGGAAAATTTTCTGGATGAGCTATTAAAAGATCTTAAAAGTGAAAGCTTGAATGAGCAAACAAAG attttaatgCTGAATATCCTCATAGAGTTTCCTACACTCCTATGCCCGGACATGACAGCAGGGGAGGTTACCGCAGAGATTCTTATGAATATTTTACAACAGATGTCCAATTCGGTCAAAAGTATAACTTTCAGATGCCACCTGCTGCTAGCGGTTGAAACTGTTTTGATTACAACTGATAACTTCGATTGGAATTGCAAACCAGCACAAGAGTTTGCTTCCCTGCTAATGCACATCATATCTGACATTAATGACAAGAAGCAAGGGGCAGCCAACAGGCCCTTACGTGTGACAGCTTGCGAATGTCTGCGAGAGCTGGAAAATTGCTATCCTGGACTCCTATCCCAGAGACTGGAACAGTTATACTCTATGCAACAACAAGAGCTGACCGGTGCACATCAATCCTACATATTACTGTACAGCATAACGCTAAAGAACGCAATTCAGCTTTTGGCACAGAACGAGGGACCATCTCGGGGCACCCTCAAGCAAatgctgatgagcaatggcagcTTTGTATGGAATGCTACAAAAGATCTGAGGGAATTACAACCTGCTTCAGGAGACCAACTTTTCCTGCTACCATCCAGCAATGAGACAAAAGAATTGAAGTCTATCCTGGCTTTAATATTAGAGGACTCGTATCTCCTTACAGCTGTGTGCCAAAACACCCTGTTTTGGCAAATAATACAGATTGTGGCCTTGGTCCGCACCATATCGCCCGTGGTTTTTAAATCCCAGCTCGTACGCTTGTTTGGCACAAAGGATATATCATGTTTTCACAGTATTCTTCAAATGAAGGCCGTGTTTACAGACAGTCTGTTCACGGCCGAGGATGAACACTTCCTTCTTCAAAGACTCGTAGGGATGACGCAGCACCCACTTCTCGGTACGCCAATGAAACTCTTCTATTTGGACTGTCTGTTACATTTTCCAGAGAACAGACCTCTCAATTCGAACCCTGGTGAAAACCTGCCTGTTCTACTTACGGTCCAAATGACATCCACTTTGTTCCCCAACATTTTCAACGATTGCAGCACCATGCTCTGCAGGCAGAACTTGCTAAGCATGGTTTATCTGGAAAATGAGGGATTTCATGCTGAGAGGGGTATAGGATACTTGTTTGAACATCTAATGTCTCTTTATATCATGGTAGACAAAAATGCAGACAGAGAGCTTACAGCCACCTTCTTCCGTGCTGTATATCTGTTTGTCCAATACTTTCATTTTTGTGAGCATCACATGGAGAATCTAACCGAGAGCCTTTTAGACTTGTATAAGAGCAATAGTTGTTTGGCCCTTTATTTTATTAACCTAATTAATCAGATACAGAATCTACTGGAATTTCAGGCTTGGCCGATCTCTTTGTCAAAGGCTTTACAAAGACAGATAGTCGATATTCCTATGGATAGGTCGGGCATGAAGGACCTTCGGTGGCATCTCAAGGTTCTTTCAAGAGTTGCCCAGGAGAAAACCATTCCCCAGACGAGTACAGTTGTGTTCTTAAGGCGTGTGGTGTTTCATTCTGATCTGTGCCAAAAAGGAGACTGGGGATTAGGGAACGCTCTCTTGTCCGTGTGCAAGCATGTCCTCCAGCATGAACGTCTTGATGTCGTATTTATGGATTTGGCCAATCTGTTACAGTATCTGATGCATCACTTTGAAGACATTGATATCAAAGATCGTTCGCGTTTGTATTACATTCTCCTTACCAATGTGTCAAGTGAGAAGCTTTGGAAAATTCTGAACATGTCTCCCACAGGTGGTCAAACTAAAGCCAGATCCTTGTCTTCGATTATGACCGAAAGCGAGAATTTCTCTACCTTACTGACCATTCACAACACAGGGAAAGACATTCTCCAGTTATGCCCAGTTCTCGATGACGCAAGTATCTTCCCGTGTAGTGCAAAAGAATCTACAGACGAAAGTACATTGGCTGAATACCCTCTTCAAGAATATTACCAACAACTCGCTGACCACCGTACTTCCTTGCTTGCCTTAAAGTACCACTTGACTTTCAAAGAAGACATCGAAGAAAAGTTCCACAAactgtgctgtattgtacttCAGTTTTACCTGACAGATGGTTCTTATGAACCAATAGGGGACATTAATGTTCCGTGCCTGTACATTGACCGAAAACCACCTGCAGTCACTATTAACTTGGTCCCCAAGGATCCCTATCCATCTGTCTTGTTTGTGAATGCCACATATAGTACTCAGGATGGACTAACTTATCACACAAGGCTTGATCCACTGCCTGTAACGTTCCCAGAACTTTTTGTCCCACTCCCATTGCCAGCTCCTTGCCCACTAGATGCCCGTTGTCACTTGTTTGGCCAGCTCTGGGATGCCTTGACGCCCGATGACCGGAGTCGGCCTACAGAAAGCATATTCTGCTACAAGATGTCAAAATCATGTCTCCGTAGCATTGTGCTCTCTCATTTCTCCAAATATGTTGTCTCTTATCATGATCACGAATACAAAATTGGTATACTTCTACCCCCCCACTTTCATATATTAATGTATGCCTGCATTTATAAGGACGTCGCTCGCTTTGAGATTAGAACTGATAACTGGAAATTACTGGGGCATTTAAACGCTCACCTTCTAGATGTGTCTTGTAAGACATGA
- the C11H1orf50 gene encoding uncharacterized protein C1orf50 homolog: MDNPQNGHITTVTLVESNSNPSGFQLVSTYQTNRVGDPSNLVELAQQVQKADDFIRANACNRLTVIAEQIRVLQEQARRVLEEAKRDADLHHAACNVVKRPGNIYYLYRRESGQRYFSILSPKEWGSSCPHEYLGAYKLQHDMSWTPFENIEKRDAEINIIDKLLKEQIALPSCAEPNFRGLTN, translated from the exons ATGGATAACCCGCAAAATGGACACATTACTACTG TGACTCTTGTCGAAAGTAACTCAAATCCCTCAGGGTTCCAGCTAGTCAGCACCTATCAGACCAATCGTGTGGGAGATCCATCCAACCTGGTGGAACTGGCACAGCAAGTGCAGAAG GCCGATGATTTCATAAGAGCCAATGCCTGTAACAGACTAACGGTTATAGCGGAGCAGATCCGAGTGCTACAGGAACAAGCAAGAAGG GTATTAGAGGAAGCCAAGAGAGATGCAGACTTACACCACGCAGCCTGCAATGTTGTGAAGAGACCAGGGAATATTTATTACCTCTATAGACGGGAAAGTGGGCAGAGATATTTCTCAATTCTCTCTCCTAAG GAATGGGGCTCGAGTTGTCCACATGAATATCTTGGTGCATACAAACTTCAACATGACATGTCCTGGACTCCCTTTGAGAACATTGAGAAGCGAGATGCAGAAATTAACATAATCGATAAGTTGCTGAAGGAGCAAATTGCCCTTCCATCATGTGCGGAGCCCAACTTCAGAGGACTGACAAATTAA